ACGAAAATAGTCAGCAATCAAGACATTTATTTTCATAAACCATGCTGTTAACTGGCAAAATATTTCATGATAACTTCAATTTCACGCTATCGTATATAATTATTTTATAAGTTATTTAATATTATTTTCCATCGTTTATTTTACTTGAAATATTTTTAGGATTTGATAGACTGAAGTTAAGAAAATGATAAAAAGAAAGGAGGTCAAATAACGATGGATATCAATCAATTAAACTATTTTATTAATATTGTTGAATGCGGTTGTAATTTATCATTAACCGCAAAAAAAATTCATATTAGTCAGTCTGCTTTGAGTCAATTAATTAATAATTTTGAAAATGATCATGAGGTATTATTATTTAATCGAAAAAATGGTCGTTTAGAAAATTTAACCTCAGCAGGGGCAAAATTTTATGACTATGCGCAAGAAATTGTACGGCAGTATGACGAGATGCTTGAAATGATTCGTAAAGAATCGGCAAAGCAAAAGGGAACGATACGTATCGGTATTCCTTCAATGGTTTTACGTGTCTATTTTTCTGCACTCATCCCTAAGTTTACCCTTGAAAATCCAGATATTCAGATAGAGTTTATTGAAGATGGGACCTTAGAATTAAGAAAAATGTTAGTGGATAAAGACTTAGATTACGCCGTGTTGTTAGAGCCAACTAATTTAGATGATAAAAAGTTTGAACAATATGTTATTCAAATCAACGAAATGACGGCATTTATGAGTCCACAACATCCGTTGGCGGAAAAGAATTTGTTACAGTGGTCAGATATTATGAACTATCCAATTGCGACATTCAATAAGCATTTTTTAACGCATCAATTATTACTAGAAAAGCTCAATAAAATAAATAAGGATAAACAAATTATGTTTAAATCCTCATCATGGGATTATCTGATTGAAGCGACAAAAGAAACAGATATTGTAACGGTTCTGCCGTCACCGATTAATCAGTATTTAGATTCGACGCAAACGGTTGAGAAACATTTTGAATCACCAATACCGTTTAATGTTTTAATTTGTCGACCGATTAAAGATAAATACAGTGATATTGAAAGCCTTGTGTTTGAAAATATTATCAATTATTTTTATCAACCGATAATTGATTAACAAAAAAATAAAAAATCAACGATTAATTTGCAGTGACTTGTTAAAAATTAATCGTTTTTTTATCAGTTACAGCAAAAAATTGAGTGGCTATAAGTTAATGGCTTAAAAACTATAAGTGCCACTTAACGGATAAGTAAATTGTATAAACAAATCAGTCGAAGGACTACTTCTGTGGCTACAAGGGAAAAGAAACACTCCATATATCTTTTCATTTATCCTTGATATCAGTTCAAGAAGGTTTTTGCTGCTAGAAAAGTCATTTTGATATGAATGAAAATGTTATGAAATCAAGTATCACAAGGTTTTTTTAAGAAATATATTTTTAAGGATTAGGATGAAACCAATGTTGTTCAGTATAATTGCTACTGCGAAAGCAAGATAACGCTTACGTAAAAGCTTATTGAACCACAAAAAAATGCTGCAAAATATTTATTAGTTTCTCTAATAGAATGAATCTTTTTTAGTTGGTGGCGTTTTCATTAAACGTCGATTATGATGAGTGTAGAAGAAAAAAGAGGAGTGATTCTGTGAGAGAAGTAGTTATTGTTTCGGCATTAAGAACACCATTGGGCAGTTTCGGTGGGGCGTTTAAAAATGTTAGTGCGGTTGAATTAGGTACCACCGTCGTTAAAGCGTCATTGAACAATTTGGGTCTTAATCCGAGTGAAGTGAGTGAAGTCATCTTAGGAAATGTTTTGAGTGCAGGTCTAGGGCAAAACGTTGCTAGACAAGTAGCGATGCACGCAGGAATTCCTAAAGAAGTTGGTGCGTTTACTATCAACAAAGTGTGTGGTTCAGGGCTTAAAGCGGTAATGCTAGCCGCGCAATCCATTATGACTGGTGACAATGAAGTTGTTGTTGCTGGTGGTACGGAAAGTATGTCACAAGCACCGTATATTTTACCAGATGAACGCTGGGGTGCTCGTATGGGTGATAAAAAAGCTGTGGATTTAGTATTACGCGATGGTTTGACGGATGCATTTGAAGGTTATCATATGGGGATAACCGCTGAAAATATCGCAGAAAAATATGGCTTCACACGACAAGAGCAAGATGAATTGGCAGCTACTAGTCAAAATCGTGCAGAAGAAGCTATTAAAGCAGGAAAATTCAAAGACGAAATTGTACCGGTCAGTGTACCACAACGAAAAGGCGAACCTATTATTGTAGACACAGATGAATTTCCTCGTTTTGGTACAACAGTTGAATCACTTGGAAAGCTTAAACCAGCATTTAAAAAAGATGGTACAGTGACAGCAGGTAATGCTTCTGGGGTTAATGATGGGGCAGCTATTTTAGTTTTAATGGCTAGAGAGAAAGCGGAATCATTAGGGTTGAAACCACTAGCAACGATTAAATCCTATGCTAACGCAGGGGTGCAACCAGAAATTATGGGTACAGGTCCAATTCCTTCCACTCGAAAAGCGTTAGAAAAAGCCGGTTTAACGGTGGAGGATTTAGACTTAATTGAAGCCAACGAGGCCTTTGCGGCACAAGCATTAAGTGTGATTACTGAGTTGAAATTGAATCGTGAAATCGTCAATGTCAACGGTGGTGCCATCGCTATCGGTCATCCGATTGGTGCTAGCGGTGCAAGAATATTAGTCACACTCTTACATGAGATGGAAAAACGCGATGCAAAAAATGGGTTAGCGACATTATGTATCGGTGGAGGTCAAGGCGTATCAGTCGTCGTCACACGCTAAAATAATTCATGAAGGATGATAAAATGGAACAAACTATCGAACAATTGATTGATGAAATTAAAGCGTATTCGAACACCAATCTAAAAGAACAAGCACAGTCATATGATGAGTCTGGTGAGTATCCTGAAGCTATTATGAACTATCTATTCGATCGTAAATTGTTGCATTTAATCATCAATCATAATGAATTAAATGGACAGTATTCGGACTTTTTAGAAATTATTCGACTGTTATCAAAGACATTTGCGGCAGTAGGTAGTATTCTCTTTACACAAGCGACATGTGGCGTATATCCAATCAGCAAATTTGGTACTACGATTCAAAAAATTAATTATCTGGAACGTTTGATGTCAGGTGAAATGATAGCATCCTTTGCGCTGAATGAGGTGGAAAGTGGTAGTAATATTCAACATATTCACACAATAGCAGAAAAAACAGACGATGGCTGGAGGCTAGACGGGGAAAAAGTCACCATCTCAAATGCGCCAATTGCAAATTTATTTTATGTGGTAGCCAAAGTATACGATGCTGATGGCAACAATCAATACGGTATTTTTCTCATAGAACGAGGAACACCAGGACTAACCATTGGCTCACCAGATGAAAAAATTGGTGTTAAAGCCTTACCTGTTTCATCGGTATCCTTAGAAAATGTTGAAGTGAATCATGATGCATTGCTTGGTAATACACTCGATGGATTGAAACAAGTAGAGCAGATTTTGAATAAATTGAGACTCGCTATTGCCGCACAAAGTATTGGGATTGCACAAGGTGCTTTGGAAATGGGCTATAAGCACGTAACGTATGAACGTCGATTTGGTCAACGATTAATTGATTTACAAGATACACAAGTGAAAATGGCTGAAGCCCAAACGAAAATTGCAGCGGCAGAAGCTTCATTGTTCTACGTATTAAAACACGATCCAAATGATACGATTCAAGTATCCATGCTGAAGCTAATCGCAAGTGGCACTGCCACTCAGGTGACAGAAACAGTGATGCAAGTAACGGGTGGGTATGCCTTTATGAAACACAATGAAATTGAACGCTATGTACGTGATGCTCGAATAACAGCGATTTATGGTGGGTCTTCGAATACACATAAACGAATTATTTCAATACCATGGTTAAAAAAATAAGAGAGAGGGTTTCATCAATGGAGATTAATAAAGTTTTAGTAATTGGTTCAGGACAGATGGGTAGTGGCATCGCCCAAGTATTGGCACAAGCGGGTTATGAAGTCGTCTTAAATGATATCAAACAAGAATTTGTGGAACGTGGTTTAAATAATATTACGAAGCAATTGACACGTTTAGTTGAAAAAGGACGAGTAACAGAAGCGGATAAAGAGCAATATCTAGCAAATATTACCACATCTGTTAGTTATGACGATGCTAAGGATGTTGACCTAGTAATCGAAGCAGCTACTGAAAATCGAGAAATCAAATTAAACATTTTCAAACAATTGAGTGAATTAGTCAAAGAAGATGCTATATTAGCAACAAATACCTCATCATTATCCATTACTGAAATCGCAACAGTAACAAATCGTCCACATAAAGTAATTGGCTTGCATTTCTTCAATCCAGTGCCAGTTATGAAATTAATTGAGTTAAATATTGGCTTAACGACCGATAGAGAAACGGTTGAAGCAATGAAAACATTGAGTGAACGATTAGGAAAAACAGCGATTGAAGTAAAAGACGCACCAGGTTTTGCGGTTAACCGTATATTAATCCCAATGATTAATGAGGCTATTTTCGTATTGAGTGAGGGGATTTCAACAGTTGAAGAAATTGACGAAGCAATGAAATTAGGGGCAAACCACCCAATGGGACCATTAGCCTTAGCAGATTATATCGGCTTGGATACCGTTCAAGCGATTATGAATGTCTTATACGATGGCTATAAAGATCCAAAATATCGTCCATGTCACCTATTAAGAAAATATGTCGAAGCAGGAAAATTAGGCCGCAAATCAGGCGCAGGATTCTATAATTATTAAACATAGTGTGACAACGAGCGCTCTGAAATGAACCACTGGAACTTATAGTGAGAGAGAGGGTGCTCTGGCTTGAATCGCTGGAAGAAATTGCTGATGTACGTGTAGCGCACAGAAGTAATTTCTGAAGTGGACGTCAAGCCAATCCGAGCGAACTGGAATAGGAGGAATTATCAATGTCAAATTATGAAAACCTTTTAGTATCGAATGAGAATGGTATTGGTTATTTAAAAATTAATCGTCCGAAAATGCTAAACGCATTAAGTTTTGACGTATTAACGGAGTTGAACGTAGCACTCGATGACATTGCAGCTAATCGTAATATTAAAGTGCTTATTGTAACAGGCGAAGGTGATAAGGCTTTTGTTGCTGGAGCAGACATTAAAGAAATGAAAGATAAATCCGTGTTAGAAGGTAAAGCTTTTTCAAACTTAGGTAATAACGTATTTGAGAAATTAGCAAACCTACGCCAGCCGACCATTGCTGCGTTAAACGGCTATACATTAGGTGGTGGTTGTGAACTTGCCTTGTCATGTGACTTACGTGTTGCGACGACAAAAGCGAAACTCGGTCAACCTGAAGTTGGCTTAGGCATCATCCCAGGATTTGGTGGAACACAACGCTTATCACGTCTGATTGGACCAGCTCGTGCCAAAGATTTAATTTTTACTGCTCGGATAGTTGATAGCCAAGAAGCATTACAGATGGGATTAGTGAATAAAGTAGTCGAATCAGATGTCTTATTAGAAGAAGTTGAAGCGATTGCTAAACAAATTATGAAACAAGCACCACTCGCAGTTGAACGTGCTAAAGAAGCAATTAATGTTGGATATGATTTACCATTAAACCACGGTCTAAAATATGAAGCAGACTTATTTGGAAGTCTATTTTCTACCGCCGACCAAACAGAAGGAATGACAGCATTTGTCGATAAACGACGTCCAGAATTCAAACATCAATAATAAATTATTTATTTTAATAGAAAAGCAAACAGTAACATACAAATTAGACCTATGAAACGCTTACACCATTAAATATAGGAGTGATATGTATGACTACGAATTACAAAAAATTATATAAAGAAAAATTAACGACTGCCAAAGAAGCAGTAAAATTGATTGAAGCGAATGAAGGCATTATTTATCCGATTCAACCGGGGGAACCAAAAGGTTTTCATGAAGCGTTAGAAAATATAGAATTAAGTGGTAATCGACTTTATCGGATGCTACCAGGGTTTCCATTATTAGATAAAAAACAAGAAGAGATTAAACAAATATCTCTATTCTTATCTGGCTATGACCGTAAAGCACATAAACAAGGACTCGTAGAATTATTACCGAATAATTTTTCTGATATTCCTGATTTGCTTTTGACGCGTGAACCTAATCCGGTGATTGTAGCAACCGTGTCGCCTATGGACGAAGATGGTAATTTCTCTTTAGGAACGTCTAATTCGTATGTAGGTCCATTAGTTGAATACGCAAAAAAAATTATCGTTGAAGTTAATGAGCATATGCCTCATACATTTGGCGAAAAAAATATGATTCATATTGACCAAGTCAATGCGATTATTGAAAATAACGTGCCATTAAATACGTTACCAAACTTAGAGCCGAGCGAAAAAGATTTAAAAATCGGAAAAATTATCGCGGATATGGTTCAAGATGGTGATACCATTCAGATTGGTTTTGGCTCCATGCCGAATGCTGTTATGGAATACTTAAAATATAAAAAAGACTTAGGTATTCATACAGAAATGTTGCCAGATAAATTGGTTGATTTAGTAGAATTAGGCGTGGTAACCAATACGCAAAAAGAAATTCATGTTGGCAAGTCTGTGGCTACTTTTGCGATTGGTACACAGCGTTTGTATGACTTTATGAATAATAACCCAGATGTTGTCATGATACCATGTAACCAAACCAATGCGTTGACCGAACTTGCAAAATTAAACAGTTTAATCGCGATTAATTCTGCGGTAGAAGTAGACTTTTTAGGTCAATGTAACTCAGAGCGTGTCCGTGATACTTATTTTTCATCAACGGGTGGTCAACACGATTTCATGAAAGGTGTGCGCTTAACACATAATGGGACAGGTATTATCTGTTTATATTCAACAGCAAAAAATGACCAATATTCGACGATTGTGCCATCATTATTTATTGGAGCACCTGTATCAACAACGAAAAATGATATTGACACAGTCGTGACTGAATACGGTGTTGCCCAATTAAAAGGGAAAACAATCCCTGAACGTGTAGAAGCATTAATTTCAATTGCTCATCCAAACTTTAGAGAAGAATTACGTGAAGAAGCAGTGAAATTAGGTTATCTACAAGATTTAATTGCAGTATAATAAATAGTAACTGAGTAAACATTACAAAAACAAGAGTTGAAGGTAGCGATGTTAAGGGGATAGCATGGCTAGCGCTAGATTTTCAGTCTTTGTCGTGTATTGCTCAGTCCTTTTTGTATGGTGACAACGTATGTCCTGACTGTGTCTGAATCATTTTTTGTGTCATAGCCAAAATCAAAATGCTTTTGTCGCACGATTATAGGTAGTTCATATTAGTTATTTAGCGGGAAATACAGTGACACGGTTGTGCCGCTGCCGATGGTTGAATCAATTTCCATGTGATACTGCGGACCGAATTGAAGTCGCAAACGTTGGTCGACATTTTTCAAACCAACCCCACCGAGTTTTACGAGTAGATTTTCCGTCGTATCTTCAGTATTAAATCCACGTCCATTATCAGCGATGGTGATAATTAAAAAATCTGTTGTTGGTTTTACTTTAAGTCGAATCAATCCATTGTCTTTAATTTCTTTGATACCATGATAAATTGCATTTTCGACTAAAGGTTGTAAGACAAGTTTTGGTAAGATAAAGTTGTCAAACTGGTTGTCTTCAAAAATTTCATACGATAGTTTATCGCCATAACGTTGTTTTTGAATAAAAAGATATTGGCGCACATGGTCAATTTCATCTTTTAACGCAATTTGTTCATTGCCTTGATTAAGTGCTAAGCGGAAATATTTGGCTAAAGACTTGGTCATCTCGACCACTTTTTGACTATCGTTAAATTCTGCCATCCATACTATAGCATCTAGTGTATTGTACAAGAAATGCGGATTGATTTGACTAGAGAGTGCTTGTAGTTCATATTTACGAACATTTTGCTCCTCTTCTTTAATCGTTAGCATTAATTTATCGACTTGGTCAAGCATCACATTGAATTGATGGGCTAAGTCTACTAATTCAGGGGCACCTTTTTCTTCGGCACGAATCATTGCATTTCCTTCTCCGATTGCTAAAATCGTTGTTTGTAAATCACGCAAGGGTTTAATCCAATGACGTAAAATGAACCAAATACCTAATAGACTAATACTGAGTGCGAGGGTGCCAGTTCCGATAAAGGATAAAAGTATTTGTTGACGGAGTTGCGCTAAATTTTCCATCGAAGCCACTCCGATAATCAGCCAATTGGACTGAGGGACTTCGTATTGATAGACATAAGCATTGTCTTTGTCGACATAGCCATTTTTGGTATTGATATAGGGTTCCATGGCTTTCATTTCTTCGCTTGAACTATAGACACTTTTTTTAGGATGGTATACGAATTGGTGATTTTTATTGACGATAAAAGTAAAACCGTTCATTCCTAATTGCAAACTATCTAAATAGGCTTCTAATGTATCATAGGCAATATCGAGACGAATGACCGCTACATTATTGCCTTGCTCATCAACGACTTCTTGTGTGATGGAAACAACCCATTTACCATTCATTTGAATCGCATTTTGCCGTGCAGGTGTCAATACTGGCATTGCGTGCTCTTCAATGGCTGCTTGATACCAGGGCTCTTTCATCATATCGCTAGAGGTTTCCATATTAATAGCATCATCAGTAGATACGAGATGCCCAGATTTGGTTACGACTACTGCAGCTACTAAATCATGATCTGTTGACAAAATGGTATCGAGCAGTGAACGCAGATTGGTTTCATTCCCTTTACTTGGATTTTTTGCATAGGCTTGAACAATATCATTAGTGGTTAAACTATTGGTTGTCGTCTTTAACTTTTCGAGATACGATTGAACAAAGCGGCCACTTTGAGAAATGATATGCTGGGTACTTTGTTCAGTTGTTTGTTGAATAACGCGTGAACTTGTCTTGAAATAAATCGTCCCGACAATGCTGAGTAATAGGAGCATCATCAGTGAAACGTAGACGATTAATTGAATTAATAGTGAGGGGCGTTTCATCGTTGTTCTCCTTTTTTGAATTGACTCGGTGTCATACCGACGATTTGTTTAAATCGCTGTGAAAAATAATTCATATCTTCAAAACCAACTTGTTCAGCAATTTCATAAATTTTTAAATCGGTTGTTAATAATAGTAATTTTGCTTTTTTGATGCGTTCTTGAATCAAATAGTCTTGAAAGGGTATGCCTGTTTCTTTTTTAAACATCACACTCAAATGTGATGGGCTGAATCCTAAGTCGTTTGCGAGTGATTTCAGGGTTAAATCTTGATTTGACAATCGCTCTTGAACAAGTAAGGCTAAATCAGAGCTTTCACTCTGTTGCACAAGATTAGTTATTTGTTGATTTTTTTCTTCGAGCGCTAATTTTGTTTTTATTTTTTGTAACATCTCTTCGACATCGGATTTTGAAAAAGGTTTGAGTAAATAATCATCGGCGCCAAGTTTAACTGCAGATAGAGCATACTCAAAATCATCATATCCTGTTAAAAATACAATATGCGTCGCAGGGTAATGCTCGCGAATCAATTGAGCGAGACGAATTCCATCCATCTGCGGCATATTAATATCTGTCAACAAAATATCGACGGGTTGTTGTTGAAATAAATCCCATGCTTCTAACCCATTTTCAGCTTCTGCGATAATGTTCATGTTAAATTCAGCAAAGTTGATTAATGATGCAATTCCTTTTCTAACAATGTACTCATCTTCGACAACCATAATTGTATACATAGTACTCTTTTCCTCTCACGCTCTTTTATCTATAGTATATCAAATTTTTGTGTCTATACGATAGATTTTTGATGACGACAATTAATCGAAAAGAGACTAAGTAGCGCGTGACGCTGCCTAGTCTCTAGGAGAGATTGTCGCGTTTTAGAGAGAATATTAGTTGTTAACGTAGTCTAATAGATAGCCGTATCCTTGGCTTTCCATTTCATCTTTTGGAATAAATTTAATGGATAAACTATTGATACAATAACGGAGACCACCTTTATCTTTAGGTCCGTCGGTAAAGACATGGCCTAAATGAGAGTCACCAACACGACTTCTGACTTCGGTACGTACCATATTAAAGCTTTTATCTTCTTTATAAGTTGCGACATCCGGACTAATCGGTTTGGTAAAACTTGGCCAACCGCAACCAGATTCATATTTATCTTTTGAAGAGAAGAGTGGTTCGCCGGTTACCACATCGACATAGATACCTTCATCGAATTTATCCCAGTAGCGATTAGAAAATGCTCGTTCTGTATCATTTTTTTGCGTTACCGCATATTCTTCTTTAGAAAGCATTTTTTTAATTTCATCATCACTCGGTTTAGTGTATAAATTTTCATCGATTACTGGATAGGTTGCTTGATTAACATTGATATGGCAGTAACCATTTGGATTTTTTTTCAAGTAGTCTTGATGATATTCTTCCGCTTCAATAAAATTATCCAAGGATTCTTTTTCGACAGCGAGTGGTTTGTCCACTTTTTGTGCTTGTTCCTCAAACACTTTATCTATTGTTGCTAAGTCATCTTTATTCGTGTAGTAGACACCAGTACGATATTGCGTGCCTCGGTCATTTCCTTGTTGATTCACACTAGTAGGGTCAATGATTCGGAAATAGTGCAATAAGATTTCACGTAATGATATTTTGCTTGGGTCATAACTAACTTTAACAGTTTCAGCATGACCGGTTTGGCTGATTAATTCGTATTTCGTTGTGGTTCCTTTTCCATTAGCATAACCAGATACGGCATCAGTGACTCCTTCAACGCGTGAGAAGTATTCTTCCACGCCCCAGAAACAGCCTCCAGCTAGGTAAATATCTTTAATATTTTCATTCATCGTCTTTTTTTTCTCCTTTCTTGCAACATCATTGGGTTGACTCATGGCAGCATCTTTAATATCTTTTGTTGAAGAAGCGTTAGAAATAAACCAACGACTTCCTAAAAAAATGACAGCAATGACCATAAGTATTCGACCAATCATAAAGAGTAATTTTGTTTTTTCCTCCATTGTGAGTTCCTCCTAATTCTGGTTCCAACTCACTGAAATGACGTCCACTTCGCAAACATCCTCTGGGTGCGGTTGCACCCGCCGAATGTTTTAAATTCCGGCTCGTTCGGGTTGGCTTGACGTCCACTTCAGAAATTACTTCTATGCGCTACACGCACATCAGCAATTTCTTCCAGTGATTCAAGCCAGAACACCCTCACTCACACGATAAGTCCCAGTGGTTCATTTCAGAGCGCTCGTTGGCACACTATGATAATTCTGGTTCGCTCGGGCTGCCTCGACGTCCACTTCGCAAAATCCCTCTGTGCCGTTACACGCACGCCGGTATTTTACTCCAGTGGTTCGAGGCAAAGCGCCCTCGCTCACACTATGTTACTTAATTTCTGCTAATGCGGCTTCGATGCCTGCTTTATCCATAAATCCTGTGTGTTTTTTTACGAGAACTCCATCGCTACCGATAAGGGCGGCAGTCGGATAAGCTCTGACACCGTATTCTTTAAGCATTTTTCCACTTGAATCAAGTAATACAGGCATATGTTCGTATTCAAGTCCTTCATACCATTTTTTAAAGTCTTCAGCTGATTTTTCACCCAATTGTTCTGGTGAAACAACGGTTAAAATAACATAATCTTTATCCTCATCCATACTTGCAAGTTCTTCGGTGTCTTTTAGCGTTGCTAGACAGATGGAACACCATGATGCCCAGAATTTTAGATAGACTTTTTTGCCTTTGAAATCAGAAAGTTTATAAGTTTTGCCATCAATCCCTTCTAAGCTGAAATCGGGTGCCATGGAACCTTTATTCATTGTCTTCATCTCTTTCTCGTCTTTCATCTCTTGGTTTTTCATGTCCTTGTTGTCTTTCATGTCCTTGTTGTCTTTCATGTCGTTGTTGTTTTTCATGTCCTTGTCGTCTTTCATCTCTTTTTTATCATCCGACATTGATTTTTCTTGTTTAGCCATTGCTGTTTGTTTATTGATGGTAGCGGATGGTGTCGTAGAACAAGCTGCTAAAAAACTGACACACGCCATACTTGTTAGTAATAGTTTTCTTTTTATCATTTTAAACACTCCTTTAGTTCTAAATTTAGTTGTTTTTACTGTCCATCTTGTCTTTTTCCATGTCATCTTTCATTTTGTCATCTTCAGACATCGATTCATCATTCATTTTATCTTTGTCTTTTGACATATTATCGTCTTTGTCTATCATAGAAGTGTCAGAATCTTCTCCCATCATGGTTGTCGCCATCTCTTTTTCCATCATTGTTGTTTCCGTTTTGCTGTCCATCATTGTTGTTTCCGTTTTGCTGTCCATCATTGTTGTTTCAGAAGCATCTTTCATCTTGTCTTTTGATTGAGTTGAACATCCTGCTAATAATCCGGCAGATAATAGTGCAGCTAATAATAATGTTTTTGTTTTCATAATAAATTCTCCTTTTCTTTGGTGCGCTTGGGTTGCCACCACTTCCACGTCGCATCGCTTTTGAAGAGCCTTTGCGCTTTTCAGTGGTTTAAGTCAGAGTATCTGCGCTTATACTATGAGTTTTGATTTGAGTGGGCTGAGAAAGTGTATTCTAGGGCACACAATTTTTATCCGAATAATTGATTGAAAATGTTTAAATTGCCAAACATCAATAGAATTCCCATTAAAATGATGATAATACCACCAATTTTTTTCAGTGTATCCAT
The genomic region above belongs to Aerococcaceae bacterium zg-1292 and contains:
- a CDS encoding acetyl-CoA hydrolase/transferase family protein is translated as MTTNYKKLYKEKLTTAKEAVKLIEANEGIIYPIQPGEPKGFHEALENIELSGNRLYRMLPGFPLLDKKQEEIKQISLFLSGYDRKAHKQGLVELLPNNFSDIPDLLLTREPNPVIVATVSPMDEDGNFSLGTSNSYVGPLVEYAKKIIVEVNEHMPHTFGEKNMIHIDQVNAIIENNVPLNTLPNLEPSEKDLKIGKIIADMVQDGDTIQIGFGSMPNAVMEYLKYKKDLGIHTEMLPDKLVDLVELGVVTNTQKEIHVGKSVATFAIGTQRLYDFMNNNPDVVMIPCNQTNALTELAKLNSLIAINSAVEVDFLGQCNSERVRDTYFSSTGGQHDFMKGVRLTHNGTGIICLYSTAKNDQYSTIVPSLFIGAPVSTTKNDIDTVVTEYGVAQLKGKTIPERVEALISIAHPNFREELREEAVKLGYLQDLIAV
- a CDS encoding enoyl-CoA hydratase/isomerase family protein, producing the protein MSNYENLLVSNENGIGYLKINRPKMLNALSFDVLTELNVALDDIAANRNIKVLIVTGEGDKAFVAGADIKEMKDKSVLEGKAFSNLGNNVFEKLANLRQPTIAALNGYTLGGGCELALSCDLRVATTKAKLGQPEVGLGIIPGFGGTQRLSRLIGPARAKDLIFTARIVDSQEALQMGLVNKVVESDVLLEEVEAIAKQIMKQAPLAVERAKEAINVGYDLPLNHGLKYEADLFGSLFSTADQTEGMTAFVDKRRPEFKHQ
- a CDS encoding acyl-CoA dehydrogenase family protein, translating into MEQTIEQLIDEIKAYSNTNLKEQAQSYDESGEYPEAIMNYLFDRKLLHLIINHNELNGQYSDFLEIIRLLSKTFAAVGSILFTQATCGVYPISKFGTTIQKINYLERLMSGEMIASFALNEVESGSNIQHIHTIAEKTDDGWRLDGEKVTISNAPIANLFYVVAKVYDADGNNQYGIFLIERGTPGLTIGSPDEKIGVKALPVSSVSLENVEVNHDALLGNTLDGLKQVEQILNKLRLAIAAQSIGIAQGALEMGYKHVTYERRFGQRLIDLQDTQVKMAEAQTKIAAAEASLFYVLKHDPNDTIQVSMLKLIASGTATQVTETVMQVTGGYAFMKHNEIERYVRDARITAIYGGSSNTHKRIISIPWLKK
- a CDS encoding acetyl-CoA C-acetyltransferase, which produces MREVVIVSALRTPLGSFGGAFKNVSAVELGTTVVKASLNNLGLNPSEVSEVILGNVLSAGLGQNVARQVAMHAGIPKEVGAFTINKVCGSGLKAVMLAAQSIMTGDNEVVVAGGTESMSQAPYILPDERWGARMGDKKAVDLVLRDGLTDAFEGYHMGITAENIAEKYGFTRQEQDELAATSQNRAEEAIKAGKFKDEIVPVSVPQRKGEPIIVDTDEFPRFGTTVESLGKLKPAFKKDGTVTAGNASGVNDGAAILVLMAREKAESLGLKPLATIKSYANAGVQPEIMGTGPIPSTRKALEKAGLTVEDLDLIEANEAFAAQALSVITELKLNREIVNVNGGAIAIGHPIGASGARILVTLLHEMEKRDAKNGLATLCIGGGQGVSVVVTR
- a CDS encoding LysR family transcriptional regulator, whose protein sequence is MDINQLNYFINIVECGCNLSLTAKKIHISQSALSQLINNFENDHEVLLFNRKNGRLENLTSAGAKFYDYAQEIVRQYDEMLEMIRKESAKQKGTIRIGIPSMVLRVYFSALIPKFTLENPDIQIEFIEDGTLELRKMLVDKDLDYAVLLEPTNLDDKKFEQYVIQINEMTAFMSPQHPLAEKNLLQWSDIMNYPIATFNKHFLTHQLLLEKLNKINKDKQIMFKSSSWDYLIEATKETDIVTVLPSPINQYLDSTQTVEKHFESPIPFNVLICRPIKDKYSDIESLVFENIINYFYQPIID
- a CDS encoding 3-hydroxybutyryl-CoA dehydrogenase — its product is MEINKVLVIGSGQMGSGIAQVLAQAGYEVVLNDIKQEFVERGLNNITKQLTRLVEKGRVTEADKEQYLANITTSVSYDDAKDVDLVIEAATENREIKLNIFKQLSELVKEDAILATNTSSLSITEIATVTNRPHKVIGLHFFNPVPVMKLIELNIGLTTDRETVEAMKTLSERLGKTAIEVKDAPGFAVNRILIPMINEAIFVLSEGISTVEEIDEAMKLGANHPMGPLALADYIGLDTVQAIMNVLYDGYKDPKYRPCHLLRKYVEAGKLGRKSGAGFYNY
- a CDS encoding sensor histidine kinase, encoding MKRPSLLIQLIVYVSLMMLLLLSIVGTIYFKTSSRVIQQTTEQSTQHIISQSGRFVQSYLEKLKTTTNSLTTNDIVQAYAKNPSKGNETNLRSLLDTILSTDHDLVAAVVVTKSGHLVSTDDAINMETSSDMMKEPWYQAAIEEHAMPVLTPARQNAIQMNGKWVVSITQEVVDEQGNNVAVIRLDIAYDTLEAYLDSLQLGMNGFTFIVNKNHQFVYHPKKSVYSSSEEMKAMEPYINTKNGYVDKDNAYVYQYEVPQSNWLIIGVASMENLAQLRQQILLSFIGTGTLALSISLLGIWFILRHWIKPLRDLQTTILAIGEGNAMIRAEEKGAPELVDLAHQFNVMLDQVDKLMLTIKEEEQNVRKYELQALSSQINPHFLYNTLDAIVWMAEFNDSQKVVEMTKSLAKYFRLALNQGNEQIALKDEIDHVRQYLFIQKQRYGDKLSYEIFEDNQFDNFILPKLVLQPLVENAIYHGIKEIKDNGLIRLKVKPTTDFLIITIADNGRGFNTEDTTENLLVKLGGVGLKNVDQRLRLQFGPQYHMEIDSTIGSGTTVSLYFPLNN